Below is a window of Candidatus Cetobacterium colombiensis DNA.
TATTGCAATTAAATTTAAAACAGCCATTAGTCCCATAAATAAATCTGCCATATTCCAAACTAAAGCTAGTTCTCCTATAGATCCAAACATTACCATTCCGATTACTCCAAATCTATATAAATTTAACCACATTTTATTAGGTGTTAAGAATTCGATATTTGTTTCTCCATAATAATAATTTCCAATAATTGAACTAAATGCAAAAAGTAATATACAAAGAGCTATAAATACATTACCCCATCCTCCTACTTGTGAGCTTAAAGCATTTTGAGTTAACTGTATTCCAGTTAATCCTTCTGTTTTATGCGCTCCTGAAATTAATACCATAAATGCTGTACATGAACAAATTAATATTGTATCTGTAAATACTCCTAAAGTTTGTACAAATCCCTGTTTTACAGGATGTGATGTTTCTGCTGCTGCTGCTGCATTAGGTGCAGATCCCATTCCTGCTTCATTTGAAAACAATCCTCTTTTTACTCCAGTCATTATAGCGGCTCCAATTCCTCCACCAACTGCTTGTCTTATACCAAAAGCATTTTCTATTATGTCTCTAAATACTTCTGGAACCATACTTATATTCGTAATAATTACATACATTGAAACTAATATATATAATGTAGCCATCACTGGAACTACCGCAGCACTAAAGTTTGCAATTCTTTGAACTCCACCAAATATTATAGCACCAGTAGCAATTGCTAATGCAACACCTATAATTGTTCTATCTAGCTTAAACGCTTCATGAAAAGCTAATGAAATTGTATTAGATTGAACCGAGTTAAAAATTAAACCAAAAGTTATTGAAATTAAAATTGAAAAGGCTACTCCCATCCATCTTTTATTTAAGGCCTTTTCCATATAATAAGCAGGGCCACCTCTAAAAGCTTCACCATCTTTAACTTTATAAATTTGAGCTAATGTACTTTCTACAAAACTAGAAGCTCCTCCTATTATTGCAATTAACCACATCCAAAATATTGCTCCTGGTCCTCCTGACGCTATTGCTATTGCAACACCCGCTAAATTTCCTGTTCCTACCCTTGAAGCTGTACTAATACAAAATGCTTTAAATGAAGATACTCCACCTTTATGCCCAACACTATCACCAAGTATCTTTATCATTTGAACAAAATATCTTATTTGTACAAATTTTGTTTTTAAAGTAAAATATGTTCCAATAAATAATAACATTGCTATAAGAACATACCCCCATAGAATATCATTTAAAAAATTTACAGATGAATTTATTATATCCATTTATCCCCCTTTTCATTTTTAATATGAAACTATTTTATCATATATAAAGTAAAATGAAAAATATATTTTTTTAATCCTTTTGATTTTGTATAAAAAAAAGGAGCTTAATGCTCCTTAGTTAATTACTTTGCAACTACGATGTTTGTAGCTTGAGGTCCTTTAGCTCCCTCAGTTACATCAAAAGTTACTTCTTCTCCCTCGTTAAGAGTTTTGAATCCATCCTTTTGAATTTGAGAGAAGTGTGCGAAAACGTCCTTTCCATCTTCACCAGTGATGAATCCGAATCCTTT
It encodes the following:
- a CDS encoding alanine/glycine:cation symporter family protein; amino-acid sequence: MDIINSSVNFLNDILWGYVLIAMLLFIGTYFTLKTKFVQIRYFVQMIKILGDSVGHKGGVSSFKAFCISTASRVGTGNLAGVAIAIASGGPGAIFWMWLIAIIGGASSFVESTLAQIYKVKDGEAFRGGPAYYMEKALNKRWMGVAFSILISITFGLIFNSVQSNTISLAFHEAFKLDRTIIGVALAIATGAIIFGGVQRIANFSAAVVPVMATLYILVSMYVIITNISMVPEVFRDIIENAFGIRQAVGGGIGAAIMTGVKRGLFSNEAGMGSAPNAAAAAETSHPVKQGFVQTLGVFTDTILICSCTAFMVLISGAHKTEGLTGIQLTQNALSSQVGGWGNVFIALCILLFAFSSIIGNYYYGETNIEFLTPNKMWLNLYRFGVIGMVMFGSIGELALVWNMADLFMGLMAVLNLIAIFLLGKVAFEALKDYSNQKENGLDPSFNKNDIDMPFEERVECWD
- a CDS encoding cold-shock protein, whose translation is MKGTVKWFNQEKGFGFITGEDGKDVFAHFSQIQKDGFKTLNEGEEVTFDVTEGAKGPQATNIVVAK